In one window of Gossypium arboreum isolate Shixiya-1 chromosome 4, ASM2569848v2, whole genome shotgun sequence DNA:
- the LOC108483364 gene encoding UDP-glucuronate 4-epimerase 1 produces the protein MPSLEDELFPSTPGKFKVDRAHNMNRQFHRCFASTSTMFLWALFLIALTASYLSFQSFVDSGSRYFSASWGGIQWEKQVRNSAQIHRSGGMSVLVTGAAGFVGTHVSLALKKRGDGVVGLDNFNNYYDPSLKKARKSLLNSHGILVVEGDLNDAKLLAKLFDVVAFTHVMHLAAQAGVRYAMENPNSYVHSNIAGLVTLLEICKSANPQPAVVWASSSSVYGLNEKVPFSEADRTDQPASLYAATKKAGEEITHTYNHIYGLSVTGLRFFTVYGPWGRPDMAYFSFTRNILQGKPITIYRGKNRVDLARDFTYIDDIVKGCLGSLDTSGKSTGSGGKKKGNAPYRIFNLGNTSPVKVPELVNILERHLKVKAKRIIVDMPGNGDVPFTHANISLAQREFGYKPTTDLQTGLKKFVRWYLSYYGYNNRKGLQ, from the coding sequence ATGCCGTCCTTGGAGGATGAGCTGTTTCCGTCGACGCCAGGGAAGTTCAAGGTCGACAGAGCACACAATATGAACCGTCAATTCCATCGTTGCTTCGCTTCAACCAGCACCATGTTTTTATGGGCTCTTTTCTTGATCGCATTGACGGCGTCGTATTTGAGCTTCCAGAGTTTCGTTGATTCTGGTAGCCGATATTTCAGTGCTTCATGGGGTGGTATCCAATGGGAAAAACAAGTCCGTAACTCTGCTCAGATCCATCGTTCCGGAGGCATGTCCGTTCTGGTGACTGGAGCGGCTGGTTTCGTCGGTACACACGTTTCCCTTGCCCTCAAAAAACGCGGAGATGGAGTCGTTGGGCTTGACAATTTCAACAACTATTACGACCCTTCGTTGAAAAAGGCGAGGAAATCCCTGCTTAACAGCCACGGCATTTTGGTGGTTGAAGGCGATTTGAACGACGCCAAGCTGTTGGCTAAGCTTTTCGACGTGGTGGCTTTTACTCACGTGATGCATTTGGCGGCTCAAGCTGGAGTCAGGTACGCCATGGAAAaccccaactcttatgttcatagcAACATCGCCGGTCTCGTCACGCTTCTCGAAATTTGCAAATCCGCTAATCCCCAGCCAGCCGTTGTCTGGGCCTCCTCCAGTTCCGTTTACGGTCTCAACGAAAAAGTTCCTTTCTCTGAGGCCGACAGGACCGACCAGCCGGCTAGTTTGTATGCCGCCACCAAGAAGGCAGGCGAAGAAATAACCCACACTTATAATCATATCTACGGGCTTTCAGTTACTGGATTAAGATTTTTCACCGTGTACGGTCCATGGGGAAGGCCTGATATGGCGTATTTTTCGTTTACGAGAAATATTCTGCAGGGGAAGCCCATCACCATTTATCGGGGAAAGAATCGGGTTGATTTGGCACGAGATTTTACCTACATTGACGATATCGTGAAAGGCTGTTTGGGATCGTTGGATACATCTGGGAAAAGCACCGGTTCTGGTGGGAAGAAAAAGGGGAACGCTCCATATAGGATTTTTAATTTGGGGAATACTTCGCCGGTTAAGGTGCCGGAGCTGGTGAACATCCTGGAAAGACATTTGAAGGTGAAAGCCAAAAGGATTATCGTAGATATGCCTGGAAACGGTGACGTTCCATTCACTCATGCAAATATCAGTTTGGCCCAAAGAGAATTCGGGTACAAGCCCACAACCGATTTGCAAACCGGGTTGAAGAAGTTTGTTAGATGGTATTTATCTTATTATGGTTATAACAACCGTAAAGGTCtacaataa